In Bifidobacterium scardovii JCM 12489 = DSM 13734, the genomic stretch GATCACGATGATTCCTCATTCCGCATCGCACGAAAATCCTCACGAACCGAGTCATTTACAGTGGACTCGTCGTCATAAAAGGTATCAAACTCATCCAAGGTCGCAGCAGAAGCATCAGTTGCATAGGCTTCTGTGACTACGTCCTCTGTATCCCGTGAATAATTCTTGCCGCTATCCATGAATCCCGATGCTCCAGCCCACAACTTCGTCGTGAGATCCTCGACTTCCAAGGATTCAACTGCAGCCCGATCTGGTTCCAACAGCAGTGAGCGCACATCACGAACGCATCTTTGCATGAATTTTCCGTCCTTCATCCTGTCACGCATGCCGCGTCTAGCAGCGACCGCAACGTCGGCCACTTGATCCGCGACCAGATCAAAAGCCAAGGGAATCGTGATGTCAACCTTATACAGGTCAGCGATATCGTAAACGAAACTCCTCTCATTGCGCGCATGGACGAATCCCAGTCCCGGAGAGCAACCCAATGCGACGATCACCGCATGAACCACCCCATACAACGCGGTGTTCGCCGCCGACAAGGCGCGGTTCACCTCATCCGCATCATCGAAATCGGTGGTCTTATATGACCGTCCGCTCCAAGAGACCCCAGTCCGCTGCGATTCGCGCTCATAAGCCCGACGTACCCTTGTGCCTTCTTTGCCCAATAATTGCTGCATGGTAAGGCCATCAGTGCGTTCATTGGGAAAACGCATGGCATACATTCTCCGTGCCACCTTTACCCGGGTGCGCTCCGAGGACACTAATCTGGCCTGTGCTTCCAGCAATCGCGTCGACTGGGCGAGGGACGCGCCGTGGCAGTAGTATCGCACGCCACGCTCCCCCACCCATATGCATGTCGACCGCGATTCCGCTAACAAGCATATCGCCGCATAGGTGATATTGCTGCCTGGGCCAAGCATGAGCACTCCCAACGCTGCTGCGGGAACGTACACGGTTCCTCTTGCATCAGTGACGGTAACGGCGTTATCAGCCCTGTTCACCACGCAATGCTCGGCGTACAAAAACGTCAGCCGATCCTGCACCCGCACCAACGACGTGAGTTCCGGAGGCCTGACTCCGGGAATGTCGGCCATATTCAGTCCCCTTGCTTGGAATTCTTGACCAGCGGCACCAAAGTAAGCAGTCCAAAACCATAGCCTTTCGCACGTCCGATTCCCGAGACCAATGCGTTGCGCAACAGCTCCGGATCATCCACAGCGAGCACTCCTTCATATACCGCGGAGGATAATGTGACCGTCGAATTGCGCCGAACAAAATTGATTTTCCTTGACTCCCTCACCACGACCTCCGGCATTTCCAACCGGTTGATCGGCAAGTGGAACCCCGACTCTCTGGCTTTGCGATACAGCCACTCAAGCTGATCATCATATGACAGCAGCCCCGTTCGTTTTCCTCGGATCGACAGGTCACCGGATGCG encodes the following:
- the cas1e gene encoding type I-E CRISPR-associated endonuclease Cas1e — protein: MADIPGVRPPELTSLVRVQDRLTFLYAEHCVVNRADNAVTVTDARGTVYVPAAALGVLMLGPGSNITYAAICLLAESRSTCIWVGERGVRYYCHGASLAQSTRLLEAQARLVSSERTRVKVARRMYAMRFPNERTDGLTMQQLLGKEGTRVRRAYERESQRTGVSWSGRSYKTTDFDDADEVNRALSAANTALYGVVHAVIVALGCSPGLGFVHARNERSFVYDIADLYKVDITIPLAFDLVADQVADVAVAARRGMRDRMKDGKFMQRCVRDVRSLLLEPDRAAVESLEVEDLTTKLWAGASGFMDSGKNYSRDTEDVVTEAYATDASAATLDEFDTFYDDESTVNDSVREDFRAMRNEESS